The Oncorhynchus mykiss isolate Arlee chromosome 10, USDA_OmykA_1.1, whole genome shotgun sequence nucleotide sequence GAGCGTTTCCCTCTCACGACAGCAGTCAAGCACTCGGGGTAaatggctaaagttggctagcttgcttgctagctacttccagacacaaatgagagaacacctcactctgacccttttactcaccctagcagagctggttaggctgtttttgtTATCCCAAGGGGTTAATGACTGCAACTGTGTTACTGGCAACAATTGTATTCTGGGTTTTTTTAGGCTGACACCAGGTTGTTTTGTAAATTTCGCAACCTTTCTGAGCTCGGGCACACTCAAACCAGAGTGCTCTGAACTCGGAGTAGAttgccagagcgaatttacaagCTTTTAGAAACACTGTGGTGACCAGAGCTGAGACTAAGAAGCTTAATGATGACATCGCTCACACTAAAAAAGTATCCTCTCCGACCCCCTGTCCCCAACAGGACCACTTCACGTCCCCAGACGAGTACGAGGACCCGGTGGTTCTGTACGACGCCATCACTGCCAACGAGGAGAAGATGCTGATCAGCCACGAGGGCGACCCGGTGTGGCGCAGCGCCATCCTGGCCAACATGCCGTCACTGCTGGCCCTGCGCCACGTCATGGACGACGGCAGCGACGAGTACAAGATCATCATGCTCAACAAGCGGTTTCTCAGCTTCAGGGTCATCAAGGTGAACAGGGAGTGTGTGCGCGGGCTGTGGGCGGGCCAGCAGCAGGAGCTGGTGTTCCTGCGGAACCGGAACCCGGAGCGCGGCAGCATACAGAATGCCAAGCAGGCCCTGAGGAACATGATCAACTCATCATGTGACCAGCCCATCGGCTACCCCATCTACGTGTCGCCCCTCACCACCTCCTACGCAGGGGGGCACACCCAGCTCCGCTCCGTCTGGGGGGGGCCTGTTAGCCCCCATAACATCTACACCTGGCTCATCAGCAGCTGGGACAGGTACACTTACATTACACAGCCTGCAGTAGCCATGGTAGGGCtgatagacacatacacacacacacacagccaggtatCCCTGCGAAGTTCTCATACTATCACTCACATGCCATACACGGAtgttctcccactctctctcgcaCATGCCCACTGACCGTGTGCGATAAGACGGTTGGACTTTAACTCTGTCTCCCCCCTGCAGGTTACAGAAGGGTTGTGGGGCTGGCTGCAACAGTGGAGGGAACATCGAGGACTCGGACTGCGGCGGCGGCTCCACCTCCATCTCCAACAACCCAGCGGCTCACACCACCCAGAGCACCCCGGCCTCCAGCCTGCCCCTGCCCCAGCCCCACTTCACCTCCATCCACCCCCCCATGGGTAAGCCCAGGACCCCGCCACTCACTACAGCCTCGGATGTCCACTGTTTAACTGCTGCTAGCTATTATAACAATGTCAATACTGTCAGTATGCTGATAACGCAGCCATGGAACAGTTTGTGTAATGATTGCGTTCTGTAATGTGTATGAAATGCCTCTCGTTGTCACCGTAGGAACTGACAACCCTGTGGGCCCCACCCCCACCTGGCCCCACCACCCTCAGCCCCTCCCCTTGGCCCTGCTCAGCCAGTCAGAGGGCAGGATGGACGCTGGGCTGGTCACCTCCCTCCACCGGACCTCGTCCATCCAGGGCCTCCTGGGCCAGCACCTGTCCAGCTCCCAGCTGTCCTTCAGTAGCTCTGTGGCCATGCCTTCCCTGCCCGGCCCAGAGCGCTTCTGCCCAGGCAGCTTCCAGGAGGGGGTGCACAGAGGGTCCGGACGGACAGGACATGGCCTGGGGCAGGGCAGCGGGCTGCACTATGAGGGCCTCTACGGGAAGTGGAGCCTGTCTGGCAGGAAGGGCTTCAACGGGCCAGCCTCCGCTGAGAGCGACAGCGGAGGGTCTCCGTGCATACGGACACAGGTGAGGATAGTAAAacaacgtagtgtgtgtgtgggagctaGAGCATAGCGTGACTGTCTTTATGAACTAGGGCCATTCCCGGCTAAAAAGCTCATCGATGGGTTGAAATGttgaaatgtgtatttttccatatatatatatagacaccaTATGTGtgttaataaaatcaactatatgtagactactgagcttgtctgatgctttaagcacactgtgatTTAATGActcgagggagccagagatcaaccttaccagaataaaaaaaataaactgttCCCGACCCTCTTCCTTCCGCTGCTGCTGGCTTTGGCAGATTCTACTGTTAGACTCCTGCTGCTACGCTCctaataggctacaccaggggGTCTGCAACCTATTGCATTTGgagtgccaatttatcttaccCTTTGTACTGATCTGTGTGCCAGAtgcacatttttgtggaacagtttcattttatTTACATTATagtctttgtatctcaaaatcattttcATGTGGTTAATCAGAATTCTAAAAAATCATTTCTATTCCCATTGCCAACTATGtcaaaatagcctacataaagctaacaaataaaaacattgcagcctgcaggtagaaaatgtCCTGATAAAaataatatcctataaatcacattggctatgcaAGGCCTGTCtacaaggaacttgaaacattgtatcaactattaacttgggcCTGATGCTGGAactagcaaacttgcaacataTAACATATTCTGGGCCTTCCGTTTCCGCTCCAGTGAGTTCCGGACAGACACACAGTTGTAAGCTATTTGTGCCAGGTTTAAGAAGGAATCAGGTACACCTATTTTATGATGTTTCcgcctgattttttttttttttttttttggtggttATCGAAAGAGAGCTGGGAAGATATTTCAAATTAAGCAACGTTGAGGAACTATTTTCATTCTCAAcagatgtaaaaacagacttacTTGACTTACTGTTTACTTGACAAAGACAATCAGAGATAATCAGAAACACTATGAGATCCCCAAACGGGCACATTCCggcctacttctatgtataaTCAGGTGCTCGTCCTtcctcaacattgacaggagcgctACAAACAAATGACAATTCGTAAATTGAAGGAAATAAACCTAAATGTGTTCCTCACAAGTGTAGCCTAGGTCTACTCCGACAATGAGAATGGTAAAAGACTAATAATAATGCGTTGAATGCATTAACCGAAATGACCGTAACCagacaaacattgtagattagaaatgatGGGAATTAActgtaaatgtactactggtgatactgTTGTGCCACCCCCGTGGCctctgcaatggattagtccactgagacaggtgtcaatcagacaggtgtcttgtgccataaaaatgtttttaatataCATTTTAGACTGCTcggctaaaaaaaaaaaaatcttggtcgaccggCAGACAAACCGACCAGTCGATTTTTAAAAACGGGGTCAGCCCTATCATGAACACATGAGAATAATGTCGCTGCAGTACATAACCTCCTCCAGAACGATGGTATGGTTTTGCGATTGATTTAATGATGGTAATTTGTTGCAGTGGAAACTGAGGCTATTTACGTCTTGTCACTCTGTGTTCCAGTCTACTCCACCTGCAGCCCGGCTTGAGGCCAGCCCAACCCAGGACCCACTGGGCGTTACCCAGTCCGCTGAGACCACGACCCTCGCTGCAGGGGAGCCCCCCAGCCCCGCCCCCCGGGAGGAGTCCACAGAGCTGCCTTTACTTGAGCACCTGGATTGAGTCTGCACTGGAGAACACATGAGAACCCCTGCAGCCAACGCACACCACCACCACGGCCAGTTCTAGAGTGGGCCTGACCGGCTCAGACTGGACTCATTCCAGCTTCCCGGAGTCATTCCAAAGAGAACTGGACTCTGAGGTTCGCTACATCTCTGGCAGATCACAACCTCTCAACATGTTCATTTGTAAATGTTTTCCAGCCTTTGCAATACTGGATGGATCTGGGAGGTTTAAGTACATTCATCTGCTCCTCATCGAGCCACCGTAAGGATGcatgtaaaaacaaaatgtatgcaccaaccccccacccccctcccttcCCAAAAAGAAACATTTACCATGTCCCCTCCTAGGACTTGAAACAGGAGCTCTCGCCCGATACACCCTCAGAGTTTCTGTGGACAACCTTTTGGCCATAACTATGGTAACTCTAGCAGGCCAAAAAGCCAGTGCAATTGTAAGggatgttgtgtaatgtttagtTAGTTTTTTGAAATTCTATATAGGGAAGGGGAAAAACCCCTcgtttctcctctccttcacctgagatccaccagcagcagcagcaacagcataACGAATCCAAAAAGGGAATGCCAATATCCTATGTTGCTGTATGTACAGGTGAAGCCAGAGTTACTACCATAACAAGCCTTGTTCTTTAATCCCCATTCCTGCTCCAACCTGCTGCTTCACTGTAGAAAGAATTCACTGTGGGGAAATCCACTGTGAAACTGCATGGGTCACATCATATGACCAGTCAATATCAACACCCCACCTCCCCCAGCATACCACCCACATTCCAACAGCGCCtccctgtagaaacaccctcaTGCTCGTTCAGGTGTTTCTGACGCATCAACAATCTCAAGCGTTCTGTCAAGGAGCTTGTTTCAGGGATAAGACTCCCGCCTACTCCCACCTTTTCCAACATGCGGTGCTTTTTCCCGGCAGAGTTTACAATCCAGTCAGGCCTGGACACAAGCTCTGAATTTGGGGAGGTCTAGGGAGATATGACTCTGGACAAAGATGGTGCCCATTGTACAGGACGGGAGGAGATTGTTCAGACCACACGATTCTAAACTGGGATTGGTCTTTCTAAAGCCTTTTTAGATTTTTGTTTCCTATTTTCGGGGTGAGTGGAATGTCTTTATCTTTCTTTTTACTTTACTTGAAGAATCACAACCTCCTCGGTGGCTATAGGCTAGCCCGCGGAGTTGCCCTAGTGACCGACCACTCTCGGCCCTGACCTGATCCAATCGGCTGTGGACTCTAGACGGTGGGAGGGGCTCTGACAGAGGCCCTTCTGCTTTCCTTGCCTCCAGCTACAGTGCCAGCTCCTCTTACTAGTAAACTACTGCTTCTGCAcctcctgctactactactatacctaCAACTACTGTTTGTGCTACACTTACCTCCAGCGTTTTAGTTGGAAACAAACCAAGTTGAATAAATATTCAAAACAAAGATGGCATATTTATTATTGACCACACCTGGGAGACTGTTAAAAGGGTTTGTCTATTTGACATGCTGGCGTGATAGAAACACGGCGATGGAAATAGCCTCTTGTTTAATCGTCACCTCTGCCCCACGTGTTTTGGCGTCGCCGCTGTACACTTTCACCAAGGGTTCTCCTCTCTTTATTTGCCCGTGTAATGTAACTGGAACTGTTCCCCGAGGAGTCGCTTTTGCCACCCTGCTTTTTTAAACGGGCGAGTGTATTGCGCTTGACGCACTTCAGACTAGAGACCCGCTCCCGTGATCTCTCTAACCAGAGCACATATCAGACGAGCTGGCCGTCTCCCACCGTTCTGGTCTGTCCCGAGAGTTACAGAGCCTTACAGCACTACAGTAATCCATGTGGCAGTACCTTGGTCTGTCTGGGCATGCATTTATATCAATGGTAGAGCTATCTGGAATAACCTTTTGTACCATAGTGTAACGCTGGTCCTAGAAGACTGCCTTGTATGCTCGTTTTCGCCCCTAGCCGTCTTAGCTCTAACTTTAGTTAGCGGACTGTCTACTAAAATTTCTCTGGGAATCTGTTCTTACAGGGTAAGAACTAATAGGTGGAAAACTGCATTCTCATTGGTAACAAATAGGAATGATCTACTCCTTATTGTGTCTAAAAGGGGAAGAGACGGAAGGGTGGAGTTTTCAAGCGTTAGGTGGTTTAGATGGTATCTACATAAGTTAGACTGGGTAAATATGCAGTAGCAAATTTAATTTAGTCTGAATCTTGGGAGTCTGGGCCTCACGGTTGAATTCATGGGTCACTACTCAAAGTGCCAGTCAATGTGATGCCCCCACTACAGAAACAGCAGTGGTTTGAAGTGGGTTACTGCCCCTTTGTTCTTCTTTCATTCTGCTTGAGCTACAGGTCTCTTCATTTTCTAAAACCATCCTTTTGGTTTCATCCTCCACATTTTGAGGACTTTGGGCTTATGTAAATTGAGTCTTTTTGTTTGTCAGATCATTGAATCTTAACGCTGTGGCTGTCTTTGGGTATTGTTGAGGAGGAGCAGACAGGAGCTGGCGCCTACCAGATGTTAAAACCCAGTATCTAGCTAATTGATCGGCCCTTGTTAACGTGTGTCCTCCCTAGGCTCGGGAAAATCAGAGACATTGTAATCGGGGgccctttttttattttctttctttccccTTATTCTCAGTGTAATATCCAAAGCAACAGGGAGTACTTTTCTTACTGGGAGAAAGGAAAGCACAAGTTACTGGACAGAACTGGGTGTCTATAATAAAAGGGATTCCTTAATCTCTGCCATTTATGTACAGCATgttttgtatataaatatatatatttaaaaatatatatataaatctattttattattattggatTTCTGGTTCTTTTTCATGGAAGACACTATGTTGAGTCTTAGGGGAGGTTCTCTCTTGTGTTTTCCCCTCAGAAGAGAGATCCGTCTCCCGAGTGGAAGGGCGCTCTTCACATTCAATCATGCAGTTTGGGAAGAATCGATTAATACTTCTTTTGCACAAATGTTGTATAATAGTACACCATCCCATGTAAAACATCCCATGTTTTTTATTGTAATTATTTTagttatttttttggggggggggttatttaaAAACTATTCCGATATATTCAAAGTTCTGTACAGTTTTCTGtgaccctcccccccccccccccctctatttaAATTAAAGCTTTTTGTGTCATCCTTTGCTAATTAAATGCAATGAGTGCTTTCATTTTACCTTACCCCTGTCGTATTTTCTCTATCAGCCTTTGTCAGGCAATGTTATCATTTGAATATTGATTCAGAACAGCAGAACACCTGTCTTGAACAGAAACCAGAGCATATTCCAGTCAAACATTTTATTAGCAAAAAAAGTTACAGTTTATCAAGTATTCTATGGGAGAAATATTTCAATAGTGGGAACCAATGTCTATCTGCAGGGCACGGTTAGGTAACTCTCTTCATTCTCCAATGGAATGCACACTCATTCTTAACACATTTTATGAAACAAATGTTCAATTGAATGAGTTGTAGAGTGTGAGTTgaatattctttttttttttgtagaaggCATCTGGCTGTTTGGTCTTCCTTGGATGGAGGGATCAAACAAAGGAGCGTTTGATCAGAGAAGGAGTGTACCTTATCTCGTTATAACActcctcttccttcccctccGTCCACTTCCTCTTCTGGCCAGAGCGATGAAGCCACAGTACCAGCACCAGCAGGGCCAGCAGCACCAGGGCCATGGACAGGGTCAACAACACCCCCTGGAGGATCCCTGGGGAGCTGGCTGGAGCTGCCGAGAGGGAGCGCGGTACTCAGATTCTAAACCCCGCACTTCCAACACAGTTGGAACCCTTGTGTATGATATGATTGACAAGTATTGGGGGTGGGGTAGAGTGAGGGGAAAACTGAAGACCAGGGAGGGACTCACGGCTGTAGATAGACAGGTTGACGTAACAGTTCTGGGTCCCCAGGAGGTTGGTGACGGAGCAGCGGTACAGCCCAGAATTCTGGGACGAGATGTTGACTATCTGGACAGAGCCTGATAGGTCCCCTGACATGGGGAACAACAGACGTTACAGGACACAAACATTAGTTTGCATTTACAACAATACTGTTTTTAGTCCTGAAATAAAATGAAACCCATCACAATGGTGCGAATGACACCCTTTTTCTGATTGCTGTGCTGTAGCTGAAGTGATCGTTAGATTAATCTCGTCCACCAGCCGGCTCTCTATGCAGCAGCAATTGAGCCTGGGAACGAGGTTACCATTAGACAAGCTCCACTGCACCTGCAGCATGTTGCTAATGTCACTCGGGTTCTAGTCATGGGTTAGTTAGAGAATGGCTGCTATTACCGTCCATGTTGATGGGTAGTGAGATTTCCTCTGGTTCCAATTTATCCCACCGCATCTCGGGAATGGGCACCCCCTCAGCCACCATGCAGGACAGGGCAACGCTCCCCCCTGTATCTGTGACCCCATCCCACAGGCACAGGGGCAGCGAGGGTGGTGCTGAAAGGACAAAACACATTTCGGGTACAGATTGTCAAAGTAACTCAGAACTCGACACTCGACGTACAGCATGCTGACTCGATGTTAAATCACACACCGAATGAGATGCGGTTATCGTTGAGAATTGCGTTCAGGGAGTAATACGACATGGTTATAGTGATTTAGTATGTGAACCACCTACCCAGGACGTTAAGGGCCAGTTCCCCTATACCAGGGTCTCCAGTCTCTGGGGGGTTGCTCACCATGCAGCGGTAGGTGCCAGCATCTGAGATGCGTGTGTTGTTGAGGATGATGTCAGCACTCCAGGGGATGCCTAGGAAACCCACCCTGCCTGTCAGGGAGGGGTTCTCGATCACCTGGCCATGATCAAACACTATCACCTGAGGGACAGTGGGGGACACAAATCGGCATTCTGAGACCTTTCTGACGTGCCAAGCAGAATGTTTCAACACCATCACCGTATCTACTAATGGGGATACAAACTAGACCTGTGTGGGGGAGTCTGGGTCAGAGAAGGGTGCCAGGGTCCAGATGATGTTGAGTCTGGACAGGGGACTCatggtgaagaaggagcagggCAGGGTCACCGAGTCCCCCTGAACCACCTCCAGATTGGAGTGTCTCATGGTTACCCTCACTGCACCTGCACAGGGGATGGAGCATAGGGCAACACCTATCAATGGGCAAGGCAGGCACATTCCACTATTCAAATTCCTCTCACGTATACGAGGTGTCCTATGGTGAATAcattggccctgtccgggggtgtcctcggatggggccacagtgtctcctgacccctcctgtctcagcctccagtatttatgctgcagtagtttatgtgtcggaggggctagggtcagtttgttatatctggagtacttctcctgtcctattcggtgtcctgtgtgaatctaagtgtgcgttctctaattctctccttctctctttctttctctctctcggaggaccatgccccaggactacctgacatgatgactccttgctgtccccagtccacctggacgtgctgctgctccagtttcaactgacctgagccctaggaccatgccccaggactacctgacatgatgactccttgctgtccccagtccacctgaccgtgctgctgctccagtttcaactgttctgccttattattattattcgaccatgctggtcatttatgaacatttgaacatcttggccatgttctgttataatctccacccggcacagccagaagaggactggccaccccacatagcctggttcctctctaggtttcttcctaggttttggcctttctagggagtttttcctagccaccgtgcttctacacctgcattgcttgctgtttggggttttaggctgtgtttctgtacagcactttgagatatcagctgatgtacgaagggctatataaataaatttgatttgattttgattaatACAGCAGTGTGAACGGCACACATTAGTACTTATTGGGTTTTTGGTGGTGTAGCAATGAACTAAAAAactaatgacacaacaaaaaacaTTCTTTGTGTTTCTATCAAAAATGCTTCAAATGGTTTGACCCATGCATGCTCCTGACCCTGGCCtgggcctccctccctcccctgttctcATTACTGTAATAATGTGTCCTTCCCCACTGAGGCATCCCCCGGGCCCTTTGTATGTGTGTGGGAAACTAGCATGGACATTGGGAACTAATTACAGCTGACAGCTCAGGCCAAGCAGCCAAACACAGCTCATcactgagaggcagagagaacaaTAGAGCCATATTCTCTATGCAGTAAAAACCCctattgatatttttttttatacatttagatttgtctAACTCAGCCATATCAAATACCTCCCATCTTCAGAAGCAGACTATATCttctatttcatttttttttttataaccagGAGTTCGTTCTTGTCAATTAGATACCGTACATTTTCTCAACAAAAAACAATTACCATGATGTAATcatataataaaacatttaaaatccaTAGTTTCAAATGATAATGGATCATCTCTGTAGAAAAATAATATGCTGCTGAGATGACATCATACACTGCAATCTTTTTGGCAGGCAGGCTACtggtaaacaaaaaaaatctcccTATAATGAGGTATATTATCTATATTTTGCTCAACTCACCATAATCCAGAAGGGTAGACAGCAGACACACAGCCTGGAGCAGCCACCCTCCAGCGCAGCCCATATCTAAGAAGAAATGTTGCCTACTCTCTGTCCATCACATAACAGCAGTATCAGTAGCCCACCCTTCTGCTCGTTACAAATGTGGAGGCATTGACTGGGCAAACATAATTAATCTATTGAGCGAACCCACCCCCCCCGCtcgcgctctttctctctctcacacacacacaactaaaaATGTGTCTAAAAACAGATTTACAACCACAATTCCTTAGGCTACCATTTTCAGTCGAGAGAAATAGcacatatgccatttagcagatactTTTATCAAAAGCAACTTCGTCATgggcatacattttacatttgggtGGCCCTGGGAATTGAAGCCACAAGCCTAGCAATGCTAACATCATGCTTTTCCAACCGAGTcccacatacatatatatatatatatatatatatatatatatatatatacatacacatatatatatatatatatatatatatacatatatatatacatatatatatatatatatatatatatacatatatatatacatatatatacatatatatatatatatatatatatacatatatatatacatatatatatatatatatatatatatatatatacatatatatatacatatatatatatatatatatatatatatacatatatatatatatatatatatatatatatatatatatatacatatatatatacatatatatatatatatatatatatatatacatatatatatacatatatatatatatatatacatatatatatacatatatatatatatacatatatatatatatatatatatatatacatatatatatacatatatatatatatatatatatatatatatatatgtatatatatatgtatatatatatatatatatatatatgtatatatatatgtatatatatatatatatgtatatatgtatatatatatgtatatatatatatatatgtatatatatatgtatatatatatatatatatatgtatatatatatgtatatatatatatatatatatatatacatatatatatatatatatatatatatatatatatatatacatatatatatatatatatatatatacatatatatatacatatatatatacatatatatatacatatatatatatatacatatatatatacatatatatatacatatatatatatatatatatatatatatatatatatatatatatacatatatatatacatatatatatacatatatatatacatatatatatatatatacatatatatatacatatatatatacatatatatatatatatgtatatatatatatatgtatatatatatacatatatatatatatatatgtatatatatatatatgtatatatatatatatgtatatatatatatgtatatatatatatacgtatatatatatatgtatatatatatatatacatatatatatacatatatatacatatatatatatatatatatatatatatatatatatatatatatatatatacatatacatatatatatacatatatatatatatatatatgtatatatatatatatatatatatatatatatatatatatatgtatatatatatatatatatatatatacatatatatatatatatatatatatatatatatatatacatatatatatatatatatatatatatatatatatatatatatat carries:
- the zgc:165604 gene encoding immunoglobulin superfamily member 11 isoform X2, with product MGCAGGWLLQAVCLLSTLLDYGAVRVTMRHSNLEVVQGDSVTLPCSFFTMSPLSRLNIIWTLAPFSDPDSPTQVIVFDHGQVIENPSLTGRVGFLGIPWSADIILNNTRISDAGTYRCMVSNPPETGDPGIGELALNVLAPPSLPLCLWDGVTDTGGSVALSCMVAEGVPIPEMRWDKLEPEEISLPINMDGSVQIVNISSQNSGLYRCSVTNLLGTQNCYVNLSIYSPPASSPGILQGVLLTLSMALVLLALLVLVLWLHRSGQKRKWTEGKEEECYNEIRYTPSLIKRSFV
- the zgc:165604 gene encoding immunoglobulin superfamily member 11 isoform X1, translating into MGCAGGWLLQAVCLLSTLLDYGAVRVTMRHSNLEVVQGDSVTLPCSFFTMSPLSRLNIIWTLAPFSDPDSPTQVIVFDHGQVIENPSLTGRVGFLGIPWSADIILNNTRISDAGTYRCMVSNPPETGDPGIGELALNVLAPPSLPLCLWDGVTDTGGSVALSCMVAEGVPIPEMRWDKLEPEEISLPINMDGDLSGSVQIVNISSQNSGLYRCSVTNLLGTQNCYVNLSIYSPPASSPGILQGVLLTLSMALVLLALLVLVLWLHRSGQKRKWTEGKEEECYNEIRYTPSLIKRSFV
- the zgc:165604 gene encoding immunoglobulin superfamily member 11 isoform X3, whose product is MRHSNLEVVQGDSVTLPCSFFTMSPLSRLNIIWTLAPFSDPDSPTQVIVFDHGQVIENPSLTGRVGFLGIPWSADIILNNTRISDAGTYRCMVSNPPETGDPGIGELALNVLAPPSLPLCLWDGVTDTGGSVALSCMVAEGVPIPEMRWDKLEPEEISLPINMDGDLSGSVQIVNISSQNSGLYRCSVTNLLGTQNCYVNLSIYSPPASSPGILQGVLLTLSMALVLLALLVLVLWLHRSGQKRKWTEGKEEECYNEIRYTPSLIKRSFV